The Cryptomeria japonica chromosome 2, Sugi_1.0, whole genome shotgun sequence region GGCTGGTTCACTGTCAAATGTTTTGCTTCTGGATTTTTCAAAGGATAGTGCAGGTGCTGGGATATTCATCTCTAACATGAGGGCAATTGGAGTAATAAATGGGTGAGTCATGAAAACATGTAAGTGGTGGTGTAGCCTCTACTGGATTTCCTTCTTTCGTCTCCTTGTCTTCAGGTTTCTCTAGTTTCTCCTTTTTTGGCTTCTTGTCTTCAGCTTCCTCTTCTTTTGGCTGCTCTGCTTCAGCTTCTTCTATCTCTTCCTCACCAGGACCAACGCTCAATAATTCTGTGGCCGCAATTTTTCTGAGCTTGCATGTCACAGCGACTGAGTCTACGTCTGCCTCTACAGTTATCAGTTATCTGATTTTGTTCCTTGTCCACTACAATCGAATCAACGCCTGCAAAACATATATTGTTAAAAAATATCCTCCTGTTTAACTGCAAATAAAAACAATGGTAATCCGTTATGTAAAATAATTGTCGCACCTTCGAATCCTCCAATGGCCTTCATGGCCCTTTTCTCTGCTTTGTCGTCCTCCATGATAAATTTTAATACTATTTTTTTCTGTTCCGACTCATTCATTAGTACGACAGAgaatatcataaaaaattaaaaacctaAGATATACAAAAGTCAAAGGAAAATTGTGAGCAATACCTTCATTTTTTTAGTATATAGCCTCTGGAACCTGAAATCCTGAAACAAACACGCTCG contains the following coding sequences:
- the LOC131859583 gene encoding heavy metal-associated isoprenylated plant protein 39-like; translation: MNESEQKKIVLKFIMEDDKAEKRAMKAIGGFEEADVDSVAVTCKLRKIAATELLSVGPGEEEIEEAEAEQPKEEEAEDKKPKKEKLEKPEDKETKEGNPVEATPPLTCFHDSPIYYSNCPHVRDEYPSTCTIL